The Lacticaseibacillus pabuli region ACCGAAGCGGATTCGCTTTGTGCATCCCAAGGTCGGGCGTGAGGCGAACATGGTGCTGATCGAGACGCGGCGTAGCGGTAAACCCGATGGCGTGCGGATCATGAGCCCGATTTTCGTCTATAACGACCAAGGGGATTACAATCCAGAGGTGGCGCAGCTGATTCATGACTGAAGAAACACAAACCTATTCGTTTTACGTCCTGCTCTGTCATGATGGGTCTTTCTATGGCGGCTACAGTCCCGATGTGCACGCGCGTGTTGCGGCCCATAATGCTGGGAAGGGTGCGAAGTATACCAAGTCGCGGCTTCCAGTGCAGCTCTTGTATCATCACGAATTCACCGACCAGCACGACGCGTTATCCGCTGAGTGGCATTTCAAACACCAAAGTCGGGCAAAAAAAGAGGCATTTTTACGCGCGCATGGTGTTGCGTGGAACTGAATGCTCATGTATACTATTCGAGTGTGTGAAATACACACAACTTGCATTGCTGGCTGATTGTGGAATCGGTGCCCAGAGATGGGTCTTTCTGCGAGACGAAGCCGGTGAGAAGAAACTAAACCATTATTGGAGGATTTATCATGTCTGTATTAAGCATGAAGCAGTTGCTTGAAGCTGGTGTCCACTTTGGTCACCAGACCCGTCGTTGGAACCCTAAGATGAAGCCATTCATCTTCACCGAACGTAACGGTATCTACATCATTGACCTGCAAAAGACAGTTAAGATGATCGACGATGCTTACAACTTCGTGAAGACCGTTGCCGCTGACAAGGGTATCTTCTTGTTCGTTGGTACGAAGAAGCAGGCTCAGGACAGTATTGCTGAAGAAGCAACCCGTGCTGGCAGCTTCTACGTTAACCACCGTTGGCTTGGTGGTACCTTGACCAACTGGAACACCATTCAGACACGTATCCGTCGCCTGAAGCAGATCAAGAAGATGGCTACTGATGGTACTTTCGACAAGTTGCCTAAGAAGGAAGTTTCACTCCTTAAGAAGCAGCAGGACAAGCTCGAGAAGTTCCTCGGTGGTATCGAAGACATGCCACGGATTCCAGACGTTATCTTCATCGTTGACCCACGCAAGGAACGCATTGCCGTTAAGGAAGCTCAGAAGTTGAACATTCCTATCGTTGCGATGGTCGACACCAACACTGACCCAGATGACATCGACGTTATCATCCCATCTAACGATGATGCGATTCGCGCCGTTCGTCTGATCACCTCCAAGATGGCTGATGCTATCATCGAAGGCCGTCAGGGTGAAGAAAACGCCGCTCCAGCCGCTGATGCAGCTCCTGCAGAAGCAGCCGAAGACGCTAAGAACTAAGACTTTCCGGGTACGCATTGCGTGCCATTAAGTTAATAAGCTGCCCCCGGCCTGGTGCTCCGGGCAGCTTTTTTCATAAAAATTTTTCCGAGATATAAGGAGGACTGCCAGTTATGGCTATTACCGCTAAACAGGTTAAGGAACTGCGCGACAAGACGCAGGCCGGCATGATGGACGTTAAGAAGGCGCTCGTTGAGGCCGATGGTGACATGGATAAGGCTGTTGACGTTCTGCGCGAACGTGGTCTTGTGAAGGCCGCTAAGAAGAGCAGCAACATCGCTGCTGAAGGTTTGGCTGAAGTTGCCGTTAATGGTAACGATGCTGCCATCGTTGAAGTTAACGCTGAAACCGACTTTGTTGCCTCAAACGACAAGTTCCAGAACTTTGTTGCTTCCGTTGCAAAGACGATTGCTGCTGACGAACCAGCTGATATGGATGCTGCCCTCAAGCTTGATCTTGACGGCCAGTCCCTTGATGACGCCCAGAAGGCTTTGACCGCCGTTATCGGTGAAAAGATTTCCCTGCGTCGTTTCGAAGTTGCCAAGAAGGAAGACGGCGACGTCTTCGGCTTCTACCTGCACAATGGTGGTCAGATTGCGGTTCTCGTTACGCTTAAGGGCGGCGATGAAGCAACTGCCAAGGATATTGCAATGCACATTGCTGCAATTAACCCTACCTACATGAACCGTGAACAGGTCCCTGCTGCAGAATTGAAGCACCAGACTGACTTCTTCACTGAAGAAACCAAGAATGAAGGCAAGCCAGAAAAGATCGTTCCTCGTATCGTTGAGGGCCGTGTTAACAAGTGGCTGTCCGAAATTTCACTGGTTGACCAGGAATTCGTTAAGGATCCTGACCAGACCGTTGCTGCTTACCTTAAGAGCAAGGGTGCTGAAATCAAGAGCTACGTTCGCTACGAAGTTGGTGAAGGTATCGAAAAGAAGGCCAATGACTTTGCAGCTGAAGTTGCAGAGCAGCAAGGCAAGTAAGACTCAGGCAATTGCCTGAACGAAACACCTCCAGAGATGGGGGTGTTTTTTTGTTTCTATTGGTAACGAGCGTGACTTGAATTGACTCAGCACTGCAAAGCTTTCCATTAACGTGCTTCAACAATTACCGTTATTTAAAATGAGATTAATGTATAGTCATTACCCAACGAAAATAATATTGCCGTATTCGTTAGTTAGCGCGGTTCATTGTTTAGCCGTAACATCCGTTGTAATGTTTTATTGAAATCGATGTTTTAATAAACACTAGATTGTTAACTATTTTGTTATGTAGAGGTGGCAGATTATGTTAAATAAATCGACTAAGCACGGACAACAATCTGATCTGAAGGAACGCGTCAAGATGTGGAAGGCAGGGAAGCACTGGGTCTTTGGCACCATATTTTTCCTAGGCATGGGCGCTTCACTCTTGGTGACCGGTAAGGGGGTTGCTGCAGACACCGAGCCGGCAGCCTCAGATCACGCGGCAGTTACGGCACAAACGCAAGCAAACGACGCACATTTGCAGGATGAAACTTACCAGTTAAAGCGTGATGACGGCGGGAATTCTGCCCAAAGTCAGCCGCAGTTAACGCAAGAAACAATTTCGAAAAATGAGAATAATCATGCAGCCCCTCAACCTTCTGATCTTTCGGAACAGAAACAAGGCAATTTACCGCAGGAAACGCCAACAAAGTCCGCTGTAGATGAGCAACCAACGGATTCAGCAGATGCTGGTACCCGCACGAC contains the following coding sequences:
- a CDS encoding GIY-YIG nuclease family protein, which gives rise to MTEETQTYSFYVLLCHDGSFYGGYSPDVHARVAAHNAGKGAKYTKSRLPVQLLYHHEFTDQHDALSAEWHFKHQSRAKKEAFLRAHGVAWN
- the tsf gene encoding translation elongation factor Ts, producing the protein MAITAKQVKELRDKTQAGMMDVKKALVEADGDMDKAVDVLRERGLVKAAKKSSNIAAEGLAEVAVNGNDAAIVEVNAETDFVASNDKFQNFVASVAKTIAADEPADMDAALKLDLDGQSLDDAQKALTAVIGEKISLRRFEVAKKEDGDVFGFYLHNGGQIAVLVTLKGGDEATAKDIAMHIAAINPTYMNREQVPAAELKHQTDFFTEETKNEGKPEKIVPRIVEGRVNKWLSEISLVDQEFVKDPDQTVAAYLKSKGAEIKSYVRYEVGEGIEKKANDFAAEVAEQQGK
- the rpsB gene encoding 30S ribosomal protein S2 yields the protein MSVLSMKQLLEAGVHFGHQTRRWNPKMKPFIFTERNGIYIIDLQKTVKMIDDAYNFVKTVAADKGIFLFVGTKKQAQDSIAEEATRAGSFYVNHRWLGGTLTNWNTIQTRIRRLKQIKKMATDGTFDKLPKKEVSLLKKQQDKLEKFLGGIEDMPRIPDVIFIVDPRKERIAVKEAQKLNIPIVAMVDTNTDPDDIDVIIPSNDDAIRAVRLITSKMADAIIEGRQGEENAAPAADAAPAEAAEDAKN